One Solanum lycopersicum chromosome 4, SLM_r2.1 DNA window includes the following coding sequences:
- the LOC101263809 gene encoding mitogen-activated protein kinase kinase kinase 5 isoform X5 — MPSLWKAFSLSSSSQHSSSSSSSTSSPADSPNTRRIYGGGRKLTRQRKLRHVSDDDLGLRRPNIQALIIDERSKSLPGSPDSYADFGSGSRSSHHLRHCSNSSAVPLPLPLPELNSLPKQNSVHSNLPVRVDRELSSPPLASCRETFDRTPAEVKSSQHPRSSTPTYRRRGFPQDLNAEGVEFRLNVPARSAPSSGFTSPVRSPKRFSTQDLFHHPLHQASSSPSEAYAFQLSPTRVINSADHSPVSSPILASSANRIRNSKSVALHSHHKSLPESSLGWNEANNNNVHPLPLPPGVPRQPELCTMHSNMDKPCVSPTKGQWLKGKLLGRGTYGSVYEATNRETGALCAMKEVDLTPDDPKSAECIKQLEQEIRVLRQLKHQNIVQYYGSEIMEDRFCIYLEYVHPGSINKYVREHCGAMTESIVRNFTRHIVSGLAYLHSTKTIHRDIKGANLLVDASGVVKLADFGLAKHVMQAVLRKDANPELALAVDIWSLGCTVIEMFTGQPPWGELSWVQAMFGVLNKSPPIPEKLSSEGKDFLQCCFRRKPADRPSAMMLLEHAFLRSTSSLEHSINVAGCSEDSPGKKFHDTLSPKNPINHKKEQKPLLPGTSGRQAKSPCSSETCRQTQPETCEYRATSHHSPRSALEVFPCITSMELNSSSRAASPSSVPSSFRLGPENRSPYRIIGKEIPNLCIRS; from the exons ATGCCGTCTTTATGGAAAGCATTTTCACTATCTTCAAGCTCTCaacactcttcttcttcttccagtAGTACTTCTTCTCCGGCCGATTCACCGAATACCCGGCGGATTTACGGCGGTGGAAGGAAGCTTACTAGGCAGAGGAAGTTGAGACATGTTAGTGATGATGATCTTGGTTTACGGAGACCTAATATTCAGGCACTGATTATTGATGAACGTTCAAAGTCTTTGCCGGGTTCTCCTGATTCTTACGCTGATTTCGGGTCGGGTTCTAGGTCGTCTCACCACCTCCGTCACTGTTCTAATTCCTCTGCTGTGCCACTGCCGTTGCCGCTCCCTGAGCTCAATTCTCTGCCTAAACAGAACTCGGTTCACTCTAATTTGCCGGTTAGAGTTGACAGGGAGCTTTCAAGTCCTCCTCTTGCCAG TTGCAGGGAAACTTTTGATCGAACTCCAGCTGAGGTGAAAAGTTCTCAGCATCCAAGATCATCTACTCCAACTTATCGGCGTAGGGGTTTCCCTCAGGATCTGAACGCCGAGGGTGTTGAATTCAGGTTGAACGTTCCTGCTAGAAGTGCCCCAAGTAGTGGTTTTACAAGCCCTGTCCGAAGCCCAAAAAGGTTTAGCACACAGGACCTTTTTCATCATCCATTGCATCAGGCCTCATCATCACCTTCAGAGGCTTACGCTTTCCAACTTTCACCCACAAGGGTTATAAATAGCGCTGATCATTCTCCAGTGAGTAGCCCAATTTTAGCAAGTTCAGCTAACAGAATCAGGAACAGCAAAAGTGTTGCTTTGCATTCACATCATAAATCTCTTCCGGAAAGTTCTCTAGGTTGGAATGAAGCTAACAACAACAATGTGCATCCACTACCCCTTCCACCAGGAGTTCCACGACAACCAGAATTATGTACCATGCACAGCAATATGGATAAACCTTGTGTATCACCAACAAAGGGTCAATGGCTAAAGGGGAAGCTTTTAGGTCGTGGTACATATGGAAGTGTATATGAAGCTACCAACCG TGAAACCGGTGCTTTATGTGCAATGAAAGAAGTTGATCTTACTCCTGATGATCCTAAATCTGCTGAATGTATAAAGCAGTTAGAACAG GAAATAAGGGTTCTCCGGCAGTTGAAGCACCAAAATATTGTTCAATATTATGGCAGTGAAATA ATGGAAGACCGCTTTTGCATATATTTGGAATATGTGCACCCCGGTTCAATTAATAAGTACGTTCGGGAACATTGCGGAGCTATGACAGAGTCAATAGTTCGAAACTTTACTAGGCATATTGTATCAGGGTTGGCTTACTTGCATAGCACTAAAACAATACACAG gGACATTAAGGGAGCAAATTTGCTTGTAGATGCATCTGGTGTTGTCAAGCTTGCAGATTTTGGGTTAGCAAAACAT GTAATGCAGGCTGTGTTGCGCAAAGATGCCAATCCAGAGCTTGCCTTAGCTGTTGATATATGGAGCCTGGGCTGTACTGTTATTGAGATGTTTACTGGACAGCCCCCTTGGGGCGAACTTAGTTGG GTGCAAGCAATGTTCGGTGTCTTGAACAAATCACCACCTATACCAGAAAAATTATCATCAGAAGGAAAGGATTTCCTTCAGTGCTGCTTTCGGAGGAAACCTGCAGATAGGCCATCAGCTATGATGCTACTTGAACATGCTTTTTTACGTAGTACTAGTTCCCTTGAGCATAGTATCAATGTTGCTGGTTGCTCAGAGGATTCTCCGGGGAAGAAATTCCAT GATACCCTGAGTCCTAAGAAcccaatcaaccacaaaaaggaacaaaaaccACTGTTACCAGGAACATCTGGCAGGCAAGCAAAATCACCATGTAGCAG TGAAACTTGCCGGCAAACTCAACCTGAAACCTGTGAATATAGAGCAACTTCTCACCATTCTCCACGTTCTGCACTTGAAGTCTTTCCCTGTATTACTTCAATGGAGCTGAACTCGAGTTCACGTGCAGCCAGCCCCTCAAGCGTTCCTAGTAGCTTTCGCCTGGGACCTGAAAACAGAAGTCCTTATAGAATCATAGGGAAGGAAATTCCAAACCTCTGTATAAGATCATAA